The following coding sequences are from one Culex quinquefasciatus strain JHB chromosome 1, VPISU_Cqui_1.0_pri_paternal, whole genome shotgun sequence window:
- the LOC6039299 gene encoding general odorant-binding protein 83a gives MSYKLLVLAIGLVQLIRSAECGRNLTELRAANYPPDFLMDLFKNESAVCHNETYVSEETIVRFRDDEDFDGTPELGCYLYCIFREKNFWINSRNELHLTKALEIVPVDFEQQALKMGLKCLKVKGDDNCARALWYHNCWKKSSPAHYFLI, from the exons ATGTCGTACAAGTTGCTTGTGCTAGCTATTGGCCTTGTCCAGCTCATTAGAAGTGCTGAATGTGGGCGAAATCTGACGGAGCTTCGAGCGGCTAATTATCCACCTGATTTCTTGATGgatttattcaaaaacgagTCAGca gtatgtCACAACGAAACCTATGTGTCGGAGGAGACCATAGTTCGATTTCGTGACGACGAGGACTTCGATGGAACACCGGAGCTAGGATGCTATTTGTATTGCATTTTTCGGGAAAAGAATTTTTGGATCAACTCAAGGAACGAGCTGCACCTGACTAAAGCGTTGGAAATTGTACCGGTTGATTTTGAGCAGCAAGCATTGAAAATGGGATTAAAGTGCCTCAAAGTTAAAGGAGATGATAACTGCGCCCGTGCTTTGTGGTACCATAACTGCTGGAAGAAAAGCAGTCCAGCT caTTACTTTCTCATTTGA
- the LOC6039295 gene encoding general odorant-binding protein 83a, with product MRSYGETISSVLAMMTVATWLSSSVLIRAAPQQRAPDFPPASLIELTVASRKVCVDETGVTEDSIARFNNEPEVFDDDERLKCYMDCMFRQFNVTKPDTGDVDMIELYHAIPKEYNSVTLKVYNKCRDVVEGSTLCERAFSHHKCWKQNDPVHYYLF from the exons ATGAGGTCCTACGGTGAAACAATTTCGTCAGTTTTGGCGATGATGACGGTGGCCACCTGGTTATCTTCTTCTGTGCTGATTAGGGCTGCCCCACAGCAGAGGGCGCCCGATTTTCCACCAGCCTCGCTAATTGAACTGACCGTGGCCAGCCGCAAGGTATGCGTTGACGAGACCGGTGTCACCGAGGACTCCATTGCCCGCTTCAACAACGAGCCGGAAGTTTTCGACGATGACGAACGGCTCAAGTGCTACATGGATTGCATGTTTCGCCAGTTCAACGTCACCAAGCCGGACACGGGCGATGTGGACATGATTGAGCTCTATCATGCCATTCCGAAGGAGTACAATAGCGTCACGCTGAAGGTGTACAACAAGTGCCGGGACGTTGTCGAGGGGTCGACCCTCTGCGAGCGAGCCTTTTCTCACCACAAATGCTGGAAGCAGAACGATCCGGTC caCTATTACCTGTTTTGA